In Micromonospora ferruginea, the sequence ACTTCGATCAGGTCGGCGCGGCCACCGGTCAGCCGATGCGTTGGCTGGCGCCACCCGGCGCCGTCAAGTAGCAAAGCCGCACGCGCTGGCGCGTCGGGCGCCGGCGCGGGCATGCTGAGCCCCATGGGGGTACGCGTCGAGCACGCCGGTGCCGTGACCACGGTGATCCTGGACCGGCCGGAGGCCCGCAACGCGGTGGACGGGCCGACCGCCCGCGCGCTTGCCGACGCGTTCCGCGCGTTCGACGCCGACCCGGACGCGGCGGTCGCGGTGCTCTGGGGTGCGGGCGGCACGTTCTGCGCCGGCGCCGACCTGACGGCGATCGGCACCCCGCGCGGCAACCGGGTCGAGGCCGAGGGCGACGGCCCGATGGGTCCCACCCGGATGGCGCTGTCCAAGCCGGTGATCGCCGCGATCTCCGGGTACGCGGTGGCCGGCGGCCTGGAGCTGGCGCTCTGGTGTGACCTGCGGGTCGCCGAGTCGGACGCGACGCTCGGGGTGTTCTGCCGGCGGTGGGGGGTGCCGCTGATCGACGGCGGGACGGTGCGGCTGCCCCGGCTGATCGGGGAGAGCCGGGCGATGGACCTGATCCTCACCGGGCGGGCGGTGCCGGCCGACGAGGCGTACCGGATGGGGTTGGTGAATCGGCTGGTCGCGCCGGGTGCGGCCCGGGCGGAGGCCGAGCGGCTGGCGGCCGAGGTCGCCCGGCATCCGCAGACCTGCCTGCGCAACGACCGCGCGGCGCTGCTGGCCGGTTCCGGCCGGCCGGAGCCGGAGGCGCTCGCCGTGGAGTTGGCCTACGGCATGGAGTCGCTGGCGGTGGACGGGGTGCGCGGTGCCGGCCGGTTCGCCGCCGGCGCCGGCCGGCACGGCGCGCCGGCCGGCTGAGGCGTCACCTCAGGTTGCGCAGCGCGTCCTCGACGGCCCGGTGGAACGTCGGGTACGCGTAGATCATGTGCCGGAGCTGGCTGATCGGCACCGCCGCGTGCACGGCCACCACCAGCGCGGAGAGCACCTCGCCGCCGGCCGGCCCGGCCGAGGTCGCGCCCACCAGCACACCCTGGTCGGCGTCGGCGATCAGCTTGATGAAGCCGGCGTTGCCGGTCTTGTGGATCCAACCCCGGGTGGACGAGGTCAGGTCGGTGTGGCCGACCTGGACGTTGATGCCCCGGTCGCGGGCCTGCTGCTCGGTCAGGCCGACCGCGCCCACCTCGGGGTCGGTGAACGTGACCCGGGGCAACGCCCGGTAGTCGGCGACCGGGACGCTGCCCGGCGCGACCGTCGAGCCGCCCGCGCTCATCGCGCCGCCGACCGCGCTGACCACCCCGGCCGCGCCGCCGACCACGCTGGCGGTGCCGCTGGCGTCCGGGCCGCCCCTGGTCCGCCGCATGTGGTCGAGCACGTCGGCCACCACGATGCCGGCCTGGTACATGGCGATGTGGGTGAACGCGCCCTCGCCGGTGAGGTCACCGACCGCCCAGATGCCGTCGGTGACGTGCATCCGGTCGTTCACCGCCAGGTAGCGCTGGCCGGCGTCCACGCCGACCGTGTCCAGGCCCAACTCCTCCAGGTGCGCCCGGCGCCCGGTCACCACCAGCAGCTTCTCGCCGGTGAACGCGGCGCCGTCGGCGTGCACGGTGAACTCGGTGCCGTCGTGGCTGACCCGGCCGGCCTTGACCCCGGTGCGGATCTCCACCCCGTCGGCGCGCAGCGCCTCGGCGGCGAGCGCGGACGCCTCCGGCTCCTCGACGGCGAGCACCCGGTCGGCCGCCTCGACCACGGTGACCCGGACGCCGAAGCGGGCGAAGACCTGGGCCAGTTCCAGCCCGATCGCGCCGCCGCCGAGCACCAGCAGCGTCGCGGGCAGCTCCTCGACCTCGATGGCCTGGTGGTTGGTCCAGTAGGGCGTGTCGGCGAGCCCGTCGATCGGTGGGATCGAGGGGCGGGTGCCGGTGCCGAGGACCACCCCGAAACGGGCCTCGAAGACCTGGTCGCCGACGCGGACCCGGTTCGGGCCGTCGAGCCGGCCGCTGCCCCGGACGAACCGGCCGCCCTTGCCGGTGAACCGGTCCACCGCGGCCTTGTCGTCCCAGGTGTCGGTGGCCTCCTCCCGGATGCGCTTCGCCAACGGTGCCCAGTCGGGCCGCACCTCGGCGGAGCCGGCCAGCTCGTTCACCCGGTGCGCCTCGGCCAGCGCGTTGGCCGCCCGGATCATCATCTTGCTCGGCACGCACCCCCAGTAGGGGCACTCGCCGCCGACCAGGTCACGTTCGATGCCGACCACGCTGAGGCCGGCCTCGGCGAGCCGCCCGGCCACCTCCTCGCCGCCGACGCCCAGCCCGACCACGACCACGTCCACCACTTCCGGCTCTGCCATCCCGCCAGCATTCCGCACCGCCGCAGGCCGGGCCACCGGACCCGGCCGGAATTCCTCCGCCGGTAATGACCGCGACGGCCTACCGTGACCGGATGCCCGCGCGCTTCGCCCCGGTCCGGGACGCCTTCCACGACCTGTTCGCCACCGGCCGGGAGACCGGCGCGGCGCTGTCCGTCCGGCTCGACGGCGTGCCGGTGGTGGAGCTGGGACCGCACGCGCGGTGCTTGGCGCCTTCGCGTACGTGACGGCCGGGCTGGCCGGTCACGACACAACCTGTGACGAGCCCGTTGTAACGGAGAGTTGTCAAACCGAGCGGGACGCCAGTCAACGCCGATCTGCCTTTGCTCTGCAGCCACCCGCGCAGCACTGCGTTGATCAGGGGCTTCGCTTGATCGCATCAAACGGCACCGACGACCGGCCGGTCACTTTCCGCAACCGATGCGGATATGGCTGCAGAGCAAAGGCAGGTGCAGGCAAAGTCCCCGCCGGCCCGGCCCGTCACGGAAAGTGACCGACGAGCGCGCCGGTTCGGGTCAGCGCATCCAGAGCGGGTCGCTGCCGGGCACGTCCAGCGGCGGCGGGTAGTCGAGCGCGCGCCGCGTCTCGTCGGGCAGCCGCCACGGCTGGTGCATCGCCTTGCCCGCCACCGACTCCAGTTCGGGCACCCACCTCCGCACGTACGCGCCGTCCGG encodes:
- a CDS encoding crotonase/enoyl-CoA hydratase family protein, which translates into the protein MGVRVEHAGAVTTVILDRPEARNAVDGPTARALADAFRAFDADPDAAVAVLWGAGGTFCAGADLTAIGTPRGNRVEAEGDGPMGPTRMALSKPVIAAISGYAVAGGLELALWCDLRVAESDATLGVFCRRWGVPLIDGGTVRLPRLIGESRAMDLILTGRAVPADEAYRMGLVNRLVAPGAARAEAERLAAEVARHPQTCLRNDRAALLAGSGRPEPEALAVELAYGMESLAVDGVRGAGRFAAGAGRHGAPAG
- a CDS encoding dihydrolipoyl dehydrogenase family protein, which codes for MAEPEVVDVVVVGLGVGGEEVAGRLAEAGLSVVGIERDLVGGECPYWGCVPSKMMIRAANALAEAHRVNELAGSAEVRPDWAPLAKRIREEATDTWDDKAAVDRFTGKGGRFVRGSGRLDGPNRVRVGDQVFEARFGVVLGTGTRPSIPPIDGLADTPYWTNHQAIEVEELPATLLVLGGGAIGLELAQVFARFGVRVTVVEAADRVLAVEEPEASALAAEALRADGVEIRTGVKAGRVSHDGTEFTVHADGAAFTGEKLLVVTGRRAHLEELGLDTVGVDAGQRYLAVNDRMHVTDGIWAVGDLTGEGAFTHIAMYQAGIVVADVLDHMRRTRGGPDASGTASVVGGAAGVVSAVGGAMSAGGSTVAPGSVPVADYRALPRVTFTDPEVGAVGLTEQQARDRGINVQVGHTDLTSSTRGWIHKTGNAGFIKLIADADQGVLVGATSAGPAGGEVLSALVVAVHAAVPISQLRHMIYAYPTFHRAVEDALRNLR